GGCTACTTCTTTTCTAGTGTATAGTAATATATTCCCAAAGAGCCCGGATAAACGCCGCCGATTATAAACAACTTGTCATCGGCCTTCATTGCATTAAAAAAGTCAGTGGTAGTTCGGATACGCTTTTTATTAACTACCAAAATAACAAATCCTTTCTGCATGGAGGTGCTCTGGGGTATAATTCCCTCATCAATGGCCACTACTTTCACCCCCCATGGAACACCTAATTGCTTTTTTTCGCTGGCAGACAATTTTTCTACTGTTATGCCCAGGGTCTTTAACAAGGCACTGTCCTTTGATGCATGGTCCTTTGTTTCCAAAGCAACAGATAATGTGACCACAAACACTTTCTCGTTTCCAGATCTGTTTACGGTCAACTGTATATTTTCCCCGGGCTTGTACCTTGCAATAGTCTCCTGCAACTGTGAGAGGGTTTCTATTTTATGATTATCTATATCGAGTATCAGATCATTTTTTTGAACACCAGCCTTCATCGCTGCTCCATTCTCCTGAATACTATCGATCAATACTCCGGAGGCAGTTGAAAGACCAAGCATTTTTGCTTTTTCCCAATTCATTTCACTGGCTATGATCCCCAGGTATCCCCTCATTACCTTTCCATACTTCAGCAGATCATCTATTGTTTTTTTTACAATTTCGACTGGAATGGCAAATGAATAGCCGGCATAAGCACCGGTTGTGGTAGCGATGGCGCAGTTAATTCCAATTAGTTTCCCATTTATATCTATCAGTGCGCCTCCGCTGTTTCCCGGGTTAACAGCAGCATCAGTCTGAATGTATGAATCAACGGCTTCACTATTTCCCAGCAGTTTGATATTTCTTGCTTTTGCACTAACAATACCAGCGGTAACAGTTGATGCCAGGTTAAAGGGATTGCCAACGGCCAGTACTATATCACCAACTTCAATAGAATCGGACTTGCCAAATTCTATTTTTTGCAACTGATTTTGATCAATTTTCAAAAGCGCCAGGTCGGTGGCCGCATCAGTGCCCACCACAGTAGCTATACATTCTTGTTTATTTGGAAGAATAATTTCTATCTTTTGGGCTTTATCAACAACATGTTTGTTTGTAACAATATATCCATCTGCCCTTACAATTACGCCTGATGCATTGCCAACCTGTAGTGTTGAATTATTTTTATCCGGTGCAAAGAAATGATACCAAAAGTTATTATTCCCATAATCGGCCGACTGCTCAGAAAAATAAGACCTGATATGAACCACTGCCGGTGTAGCCTTACTGGCAGCAAAACGGAAACTAAGAGGAGTTCCCTGACCAAAGCAACTGCTCCATAATAATTTTATTGCCAAAAGAATGATTAAGAATCTGTTTATCATGCTTTCTTATTTGAAGATCCCCCTTACAGATTCTGTCAAATTTATCACCAGGCCACCGGGGCATACAATGAGCAACATCAGACGGAATGCTGATTCTTGTTTTATTAATCAGCCCGGTGTAACAGTAGATTTGAAGTAAGAAAAATTGACATTGATATTATTAAACCACACAGAAATTAAATGTATGAACAAGCATATGTTCAATAACGATCTACAAACACTTGCAGTAGAAAGAAGTGATGTTTGTGTATCAGTAATTATGCCTACAAACCGGCTTTCGCCCGGCAGAAGAGCCGATTCGGTAGAACTGGACAACATGATGGAGAAAGCCAGACAGGAGTTGCAAAATAAATTTGACAATGCAGCAATCGCGCCACTGATACTGGCCATGGGCGACCTGTATGAACAAATAGATTTTATGCATAATGCCGCCGGCATTGGTGTATTTGCGTCCGCGCATGTAAAAAAACTAATTCCTTTTTTCTTCCCTGTAAAAGAAAGAGTAACGATCGCGCAAACGTTCGACATCAGGGACCTTTTATATGAATCATACTATGATACTCCTTATGTAGTTTTACAGTTGTCACAAAAGGAAACAAAACTATATAATGGCCACCTGAATTGGCTTATAGCAATCGCCGATTCCGATTTTCCCCATAAGAATGAAGACGAATATGAATACAGCCGACATTCCCGGGGCAACTCCAATGCAGGCCATAGCTTTGTAAAGGAAATTGAAAAAAACAGATCAGCGGTGGAAGAGATCCGGTTTAAACGTTTCTTCCGCGAAACAGATAAACTATTGAATAATTATCTGGGCAATAAGATACCGCTGATAGTTATGGGTGACAATAAAGACCTTTCTTATTTCAGGCAGATCACCACCCATGAAGACAACATTGCCTGTAATGTTCCAGGTAGTTACGCAAATTATAATGAACACGATCTGGGCGCATTGACCTGGCAGGCCATGAAGCTGTTCCTTGACAACAATAAAGACAGGGTGCTAAGAGATTTCAATGAAAAAACAGGGCAAGGACTGGGCATTACAGGCCTCGATAATATTTGGAAGGCAGTGCAGGAAGGAAGAGGTTTTAAATTATTGGTAGAAAAAGATTATGCTGTTCCTGGTTATTTGCCAGATCACGAGGACTATGACCTGGTTTTACACGAACCCAAACAGGCGCACCGGATATTACCTGATGCAGTTAACAGTCTTATTATACTAATGCTGGAAAAGAATGGAGAGGTAATAATGGTGGAAAACGATGCATTAAGGGATCACAAAAGGATAGCATTGATCACCAGGTATTAAAAAATAGCTATGGCAAAGAAGAAAAACCCGTGAATTCCCCATTGGCATGGCAATATTTGCAGTAGTCACTGTTTCTTGAGCCATCCTTCTCTGTGCAGATTTATTAATACTGTTTATTGGCTTATAGATCTTTCATGTGATGTGATAAAACGCTTTGCTTATATTGTTTATAGGATTCAATTTCTTTCCACGAACGGGTATTTAAAATATCTTCTTTCCGGCACCAGCCTCTTCTTGCTGCCGCAACCCCTGTTGATATAAAATCGAATTGGTATAAATAGCTGGCATTGGTACCAATACAGATCTTTGCGCCCCTTTCGATTGCATACTTTATCCAGTCCTCTTTCAAACCAGCTTGTTGATCTGGCTGCGCATTAATAGCAATACACGTACCGGTGGCTGCAGCCTTATCAATTACTTTTTTCCAGTTAACTGTCCAGGATTGCTTTTGTACACCTGGCCTGCTATCAGGATGGTTCAGGCACTGCACATAAGGGTTTTCACAGGCCCATATCAACCTCGATGTGATATCTTTATTAAAATCACCTGCAATAAAAGCGGTAACCCAGTCACCTTGTTGCAATAAACCAGCCGGCAAGCCCAATGAACCGTCCTGCAGAATAGGCACATTCAGGCCCTTTTTTATAAATTGCCTACCCAATGTTTTATTTACCAGGTCAATTTCTCCGAACTGTTCTACAATCTCCTCCGGTCTTAGCCCGCCTTTTATCTGCCCGGTAAAAACAGGATCGGCAATAACGAGATAATCATAGTGGGTATATATTTTACTCACGTAAAGAGCTTGCCGCCTTTATCAATTCCTCGCGGTTATTTACATGTAATTGTTCATATATGATTTTCAGGGTGTTGGGACCAAAGCCGTTAACATCCATTAGGTCAAGCAGTCCTACAGGCACCTTTTTTTTAAGTTTCTCGAAAGTATTGATCTTGCCGGTTTTCAGATATTCAACAATTTCCTGTGCTATATTTTCGTCCATATCTTTCAATTTGTTAAGGCCGGCAGGCCGTTCTGCAAATAGCAGAATATCAATATCCAAACCATGAACAAACCGGGCTGCAGCGGAATAGTCCATCACTTTAACCCGGTATTCATTACCCAGGTAGCGATAACAGGATGCAATTGTATATAGCAGATCGCCCACCACCCTGTTTACGCTTAAATTTTTATTTTCTTTGGCCATATAACTCTTTTATCCAAGTTAATATAAACATGGCTGCCAGGCATTGAGAACAGTCAAAAATGGAAATGAGAATCGTCATTTACACGGGCATAACAGTAAATCTATATTTGTGTGTAATTGTTAATCAAAAATTTTATTTTATGCGTACGCTGCTTGTCATACTCATGGCATTTGTTGGAATTACTTCCTCGCTTATAGGTATGCTCCTCCTTGCCTATCCTGTATTAACAGCATACAGCTATTCACTCGATTTTTTGCAACCGACTTTCTCGAATAATTTCCTGTTACCCGGGACCATGTTTATCATAACGGGTATCATATCCCTGTCGGCACTTATTTGCCTGGTACAGCATGGTAAAATGCAATACAGCCTGTCACTGGCAGGTGGCATTTCTATGATGGTATGGGTCACTATACATTCAATAATGATACAATCCATCCCCTGGCTGTATAGCACTTACCTGATCTGCGGATTTATTATCCTCTTATTGTCATGGCAACTAAAAGGCAAATGGGCTGCATAAGCAGTGGGTTATGTTACCGATACAAAATATTTCTGGGAAAGCAACCTGTTTGATGTAACCTCCAGGGAACTGATTTATTCCGTGCAAACGGAATCATTTGACTACAATTCTTCCGACATGCTGGCGCATGAATATGGCAGACATATCGTAAAAGACATGGTAAAAAACCAGGTACTG
The Niastella koreensis GR20-10 genome window above contains:
- a CDS encoding trypsin-like peptidase domain-containing protein translates to MINRFLIILLAIKLLWSSCFGQGTPLSFRFAASKATPAVVHIRSYFSEQSADYGNNNFWYHFFAPDKNNSTLQVGNASGVIVRADGYIVTNKHVVDKAQKIEIILPNKQECIATVVGTDAATDLALLKIDQNQLQKIEFGKSDSIEVGDIVLAVGNPFNLASTVTAGIVSAKARNIKLLGNSEAVDSYIQTDAAVNPGNSGGALIDINGKLIGINCAIATTTGAYAGYSFAIPVEIVKKTIDDLLKYGKVMRGYLGIIASEMNWEKAKMLGLSTASGVLIDSIQENGAAMKAGVQKNDLILDIDNHKIETLSQLQETIARYKPGENIQLTVNRSGNEKVFVVTLSVALETKDHASKDSALLKTLGITVEKLSASEKKQLGVPWGVKVVAIDEGIIPQSTSMQKGFVILVVNKKRIRTTTDFFNAMKADDKLFIIGGVYPGSLGIYYYTLEKK
- a CDS encoding zinc ribbon domain-containing protein is translated as MCTEKDGSRNSDYCKYCHANGEFTGFSSLP